Sequence from the Catenuloplanes indicus genome:
GCGCGCACCTCAACCCGGCGGTCACGGTCGCGCTCGCGGTCTTCAAGGGCTTCGCGTGGCGAAAGGTGGCACCGTACGCGCTGGCCCAGCTGCTCGGCGCGTTCGTCGCGGCGCTGATCGTGCGCTGGAACTATACGGAGGTGCTCAACGCGTTCGACCCGGGCCTGACGATCAAGTCGCAGGGCGTGTTCTCCACGCTGCCGGGCAACGGCGCGCTGCCGGTCGGCGAGTGGGGCGCGTTCCGGGACCAGATCATCGGCACCGCGATCCTGCTGTTCCTGATCCTGGCCGTGACGGACGTGCTGAACACGCCGCCGGGCGCGAACCTGGCACCGTTCGTGGTCGGCCTGATCGTGGTCGCGATCGGCATGGCCTGGGGCACCGACGCGGGCTACGCGATCAACCCGGCCCGTGACCTCGGCCCGCGGCTGGCGTCGTTCCTGACCGGCTACGAGGACGCGTTCCGGGATCAGAACGGGTATCCGTACTTCTGGATACCGATCGTCGGGCCGCTGCTCGGCGGCGTGCTCGGTGCCGGGCTCTACCAGGCGCTGATCGGCCGGTTCCTGCCGGCGCAACCGGAGCCGGTGGCCGAGCCGGACGTCCCGAGGCAGCGCACGGCCGTGTGAAGATCACATTCGTCTGCGGGGGTACGCCTCCGCGCGTGAGAAGAAGGGGCACCCATGGCTGACTTCGTCGGCGCGATAGACCAGGGCACGACCAGCACCCGGTTCATGATCTTCGACCACGGCGGCAACGAGGTCGGCCGGCACCAGCTGGAACACGAGCAGATCCTGCCGCAGGCCGGGTGGGTCGAGCACAACCCGATCGAGATCTGGGAGCGCACGGTCGCGGTCGCCCGGACCGCGATGGGCAAGCTCAACCTCGGCGCGACCGACCTGGCCGCGCTCGGCATCACCAACCAGCGCGAGACCACCGTGGTCTGGGACCGGCGCACCGGCCGGCCGTACTACAACGCGATCGTCTGGCAGGACACCCGCACCGACCGGATCGCGTCCGCGCTGGACCGGGACGGCCGCGGCGACGTGATCCGGCAGAAGGCGGGCCTGCCACCGGCCACCTACTTCTCCGGCGGCAAGATCCAGTGGATCCTGGAGAACGTCGACGGGGTGCGCGAGGCGGCCGAGCGCGGCGACGCGATCTTCGGCAACACCGACTCCTGGCTGCTGTGGAACCTCACCGGCGGGGTGGACGGCGGTAAGCACGTCACGGACGTCACGAACGCGTCCCGGACCATGCTGATGAACCTCGAGACGCTGCAGTGGGACGACGAGCTGCTGTCGTTCTTCGGCATTCCGCGGGCGATGCTGCCGGAGATCAGGCCGTCGTCCGACGCGTCCGGATACGGCGTCTGCCGGGTCGCCGGGCCGCTCGGCGGCGAGGTACCGATCACCGGCGACCTCGGCGACCAGCAGGCGGCCACGGTCGGGCAGGTGTGCTTCAGCGTCGGCGAGGCCAAGAACACCTACGGTACGGGCAACTTCATGCTGCTCAACACCGGCACGGAACTGGTCCGGTCGAGCAACGGGCTGCTCACCACGGTCGCGTACCAGCTCGGCGACGCCGCGCCGGTCTACGCGCTGGAGGGCTCGATCGCGGTGACCGGCTCGGCCGTGCAGTGGCTGCGCGACCAGCTGCGGATCATCGGCAACGCGGCGGAGAGCGAGTCGCTCGCGGCGCAGGTCGAGGACTCCGGCGGCGTCTACTTCGTGCCCGCGTTCTCCGGGCTGTTCGCGCCGTACTGGCGGTCGGACGCGCGCGGTGCGATCGTCGGCCTGTCCCGCTACAACACGAACGCGCACATCGCCCGCGCCACGCTGGAGTCCATCTGCTACCAGAGCCGGGACGTGG
This genomic interval carries:
- a CDS encoding MIP/aquaporin family protein, which gives rise to MAQRFRIPGGLTGELAAEFAGTLILILFGCGVVAQVVAGGIGDHDSIAWAWGLGVTLGVYVAGRISGAHLNPAVTVALAVFKGFAWRKVAPYALAQLLGAFVAALIVRWNYTEVLNAFDPGLTIKSQGVFSTLPGNGALPVGEWGAFRDQIIGTAILLFLILAVTDVLNTPPGANLAPFVVGLIVVAIGMAWGTDAGYAINPARDLGPRLASFLTGYEDAFRDQNGYPYFWIPIVGPLLGGVLGAGLYQALIGRFLPAQPEPVAEPDVPRQRTAV
- the glpK gene encoding glycerol kinase GlpK, which produces MADFVGAIDQGTTSTRFMIFDHGGNEVGRHQLEHEQILPQAGWVEHNPIEIWERTVAVARTAMGKLNLGATDLAALGITNQRETTVVWDRRTGRPYYNAIVWQDTRTDRIASALDRDGRGDVIRQKAGLPPATYFSGGKIQWILENVDGVREAAERGDAIFGNTDSWLLWNLTGGVDGGKHVTDVTNASRTMLMNLETLQWDDELLSFFGIPRAMLPEIRPSSDASGYGVCRVAGPLGGEVPITGDLGDQQAATVGQVCFSVGEAKNTYGTGNFMLLNTGTELVRSSNGLLTTVAYQLGDAAPVYALEGSIAVTGSAVQWLRDQLRIIGNAAESESLAAQVEDSGGVYFVPAFSGLFAPYWRSDARGAIVGLSRYNTNAHIARATLESICYQSRDVVEAMREDSGVTLDVLKVDGGVTANNLCMQLQADVLGVPVSRPVVAETTALGAAYAAGLAVGFWKDTNELRANWNESQRWTPNWDADRREAGYGRWKKAVERTLGWVDVD